One stretch of Pedobacter riviphilus DNA includes these proteins:
- a CDS encoding sterol desaturase family protein: MEKIIETIVGIFSASVIRYFILAGIPFALFYLFMPVKLGKFKIQQKLATKKDFIREVWHSMQSTLVFSIIAAGLVFTPLHQYTRIYTHINDFPMWYMGVALVLSLIIHDTYFYWMHRLLHHKKLFKLTHLVHHKSTNPSPWTSYSFHILEAITEGLVLVPIVILLPMHPLTILLFTVTGFIINVYGHLGYEIMPKWFRFTWTFEILNTSVHHNLHHSKFKGNYGLYFRIWDRLMGTEHPDYVKEYDRLQDQRFN; encoded by the coding sequence ATGGAAAAGATAATAGAAACCATAGTGGGGATTTTTAGCGCTTCGGTTATCCGGTATTTTATACTTGCCGGAATTCCTTTTGCGCTGTTTTATCTGTTTATGCCTGTTAAGCTTGGTAAATTTAAAATTCAGCAAAAACTAGCCACAAAAAAAGATTTCATCCGTGAGGTGTGGCATTCCATGCAGAGTACACTGGTATTTTCAATCATCGCAGCTGGGCTGGTTTTTACACCTCTGCATCAATACACCAGAATTTATACACACATCAATGATTTTCCAATGTGGTACATGGGGGTTGCGCTGGTACTGAGCTTGATTATACATGATACTTATTTTTATTGGATGCACCGATTATTGCATCACAAAAAATTGTTCAAACTTACCCATCTGGTCCATCACAAGAGCACCAATCCTTCACCATGGACATCCTACAGTTTTCATATACTGGAAGCCATCACCGAGGGACTTGTTTTAGTGCCAATCGTGATCCTGCTGCCGATGCATCCCTTAACAATATTACTCTTTACCGTAACCGGTTTCATCATTAATGTGTACGGACACCTGGGCTATGAAATTATGCCTAAATGGTTCCGCTTTACCTGGACATTCGAAATCCTGAATACTTCGGTACACCATAACCTCCATCACAGTAAATTTAAGGGGAATTATGGCTTGTATTTCAGAATCTGGGACCGGTTGATGGGCACAGAACATCCAGATTATGTAAAGGAATATGACCGCTTGCAGGATCAGCGCTTCAATTAA
- a CDS encoding YciI family protein, with protein MKDYIILFREPDGRMDEHPAEYLQVHQQRWSNWLTRLKAEGRLAGGSSLTLEGRLITGDGTTISHATHKVGTEIVGGFLLLKANSLDEAAEIASSCPIYESTGYSEVREFKN; from the coding sequence ATGAAAGATTATATCATTTTATTCCGCGAGCCAGATGGAAGAATGGATGAACATCCTGCTGAATATTTGCAGGTTCATCAGCAGCGTTGGAGCAATTGGCTGACCCGGTTAAAAGCTGAAGGCCGTTTAGCCGGGGGGAGTTCCTTAACACTGGAGGGGAGACTCATCACTGGGGATGGCACAACAATCAGCCATGCCACTCATAAAGTAGGAACGGAGATCGTGGGTGGATTTTTATTGTTAAAGGCAAACAGCCTGGATGAGGCGGCAGAGATCGCATCGTCATGTCCAATCTATGAATCTACCGGTTATTCGGAAGTCCGCGAATTTAAGAATTAA